Part of the Lates calcarifer isolate ASB-BC8 unplaced genomic scaffold, TLL_Latcal_v3 _unitig_1625_quiver_1605, whole genome shotgun sequence genome is shown below.
TTAGAGGAGCTGCGGCTCTACTCCAAGCTCTCTCTCCTGACGTCTGAGCTCCTTACCCTACAGAACGAACTCATTTTGGCCACTTGTAGCATATCCATAATGTCATTCTTTTTGTCACTACCCAAAACTCATGACCACAGTTGAGGATAGCTGGGCAAATCTAGgtattaaaaatagattttgacATTGGGACCTTCCGAGAGTCAGAATCAGTTAATTACAATTAAGCAGTCTTATCTTGGTTTCAAGATAAACTTTAAAGATAATCTTGAAACCAAGGTCAGGTTTCAAGTTTAtctttgtttcttcatttaGAAAACATCGTTCAAAACATCAAAGtatcaagaaaaaaattaattactCATAAAAGTGTATGGAAGCATCAAAAAtatatcatcattttcatttggcTCTCTGAATTGCCTCCAAAAATCCTGATTTTAAAAGGACATAATCATGATTTGCCACTGCACACTCATGGGCCTGAGCTCTGTCAGTGGATTTAGATAAAAGTCCCTAAAGCCATCATTATTCAGTGGCAGCTGGCTTCAATGAATCAAGAATGTAGGATTTTAAGCCAGAAAGTGAAAGTGGAAAATCATAATCTCAGCTGTTCACCTCAACCTGCTTAGAAACTGCCTTTTGTCAGATTGTCAGCTTCTTCCCTGAAGGAATCTGCAGAACACACTATGACCTATGAGCATGAAGCTGTCACTTGGTAACAGAGTGTAGGATTTCATTGTGTGACAAAGTCCACCAAAGCTGCGTGCGTTCACGTCATGATGTCTGAGTTGCTGACAGCTCACCTTATGGTAGCTATGTCATTCAATCTGTCCACATGTAACTCCAGCTCCTTGTCATGTGCCACTAAACAAACATGACAATAATTCATCTCACTGCCTTGGGAGCTGCACGTAAGAGAGGGGCTATAGATAAGGGCCCCTTGTGAGATAAAGAAATGACAACTTGGAGATACAAACTGTGAGGAAAAGGAGGCTTAAACGCCTCAGAGTCATATCTCTCTCTGGAAAATATCCGTGGAGACATGAGGTTATGacataaaaacagatatttattgCCCTTTTAATCTTGCCCATCAGTGACTTCAAATAATGTTACAAGAGATTCTGTCCagattcatttttatcttttggcAAGGTATAAGAAGCTTCTCAACATCACTGTTTCCTGGCCTTTTTGGCCTGTAACCCCTTAAAATGAAGTGATCAGATGTTTCATTGTAAACATGAGCTGTTTCTCTTCTCACACTGTTTGATTTGAAGGATTTTCAGAGGTCTGAAGAGGTGATGATAtccattatttaaaaaaataataataaaatctataaTTAAATCCTTTGTCCTTTGTCCTATTATTTGtcaacatgacacacacatgacacatgacaTACCACTGAGAAACTGACACCTCACACAGGTgactagtagtagtagtagtggtaatAGTAGTCACCCCAGGTTTGCACACTCATGAATAAACACATAGAAACACCACCATACCTTGAGGTAAACTGAGCCCAGATCTTACAGCTGTTTCTCCTGATCAAGCTGGCCCATCAGCGCCACTCTATATTTACCTTCATCCTGGGTTACACGCATGAGGGAGGAGGCAGTTGGGGAGGatttaaacagagcagagaagatgGACAAGGGTTAGCAGCTCAGGGACACTTTGATTAAACACCAGCCTGGGTGGCCTCAATGGCTGACTCAGGACCCTGTGATGATTCTCCCTCCTCTGGCTATTGTAAACACTCTCTCTGCTGGACCCTGGCAGAGCTGATAAGCCGGCAACTGGGTACCAAACAGCTCTGTGTCACATGAGAGGCCTGGCTGGAGTCATGGTGGCCCGGGATACTATTATTAGCTGCAGGAATGTACACAGTGGCCTCATGGCGAGCTCCACAGCTCCTAACTGGAGAGCCGTGTCATTTCTCCGTGTcatgctccttctctctccctgactACACCACCTATATTCACTCTGGActatgttttgggtttttttgggTTGAAACTGACCAGACTAACAAGATATTTGGGATATTATTGCTTTTCTGAGGGCAGGAGGTAAGGATTCACCCAGTCACAGATGTTGGTGATGAACTGACAGCAGGTTCACTAGAGAGATGATTCAACTCATGAGTTTGACCCAATTCTAATTATCTAATGCTTTCACATGAGGTTTTTCATTGTGTAACAGCACTATTCTTTGATTTTCTAATGATAGcaaacaaataattaataaataaatacacagaaataaagagcCAGAGCTTCTACTTTAGAATGActgaagtatgtgtgtgtgtgtgtgtgtgtgtgtgtgtgtgtgtgtgtgtgtgtataaacagtTGTACAtgaataatgtataataatattattCATGATTTACTATACAATGTCCAAAGTAACTTTTGAGCTCTGAGAGAAAACTGATAGTGGAAACCATCACTCACAGCCATTGGCATTTCATAGTATACAATAACGATTAGAGGTCCAAATATATCAGACAGGCTGTGCCCATGAGTGGCAGTAAATCAGTAGCTGTCGTGGGAGTGATTAGAAGACTTAGTGTTGCTAATAGCCCAGTGAAACTCCCGCTCTTTAAAGGGCAGGATCATCACAAACCTGCCGACcagggagagacagactgaaaccaAGAGGAGGGATatagttaaaacaaaaaacaaaaaaacaaaaaacaaatagataTAACATAGAGATATGTTATATCTATTTGTTCTAGACAAGGAGAGAAAGGCCCAGCAAGAGAAATTAGTAATgccagagagacaaacacagacgtTAACAGTGTAGTGCAGCTTTATAAGAGAGATGTGGCCTAATGCTACATGGATGCATCAAGATAATTTAGAAGGGGTTTAAAATAGAAATCTGTGAGTCAGTCATTCACATTAAGGACAGCTGCTCTGTGGGAGTTTTAAGAGTTTAAGTGCGAGCTAATAAATGAAAGGGTTTGCTATCACAGGGATCCACATAGTTAGTGTGAGGGCAAAGGTGAAAGCCAGATAAAAattcaaatgagaaaaagacaaagctAGTCTGTATTATCATATAATCCGACAGtgcatgctgtgtttttgtagatatatattatttaatagTTTACAGATGAAACTAATCCATTTCTGTCATGCAGTCAGTCAGAATTTCTATGCAGAGTATTATAACTTCTACATCTCTTGAACGCAGGTGCAATACACAGTTTGAGGTAACTAAACTTACCTGTGTTTGCAATGGGAATTTGATTTGTGTCATCCCAGCTCCACAAGCAAAACAGCGTTTTCATAAATTAGCCATTTGGTGGGTTACTGTTAGACGCGTAGTATTTTTATAGAGGCGTCATTACCTACCTTTGGATCTAGCCTTGCATCCTCAAGATGAGACCCTAGGGAGTCTTTATCTTTATGCGAAGCTAAGCTAATTGTGTCCTGGctacagcttcatatttaatgtacagaTATAAGAGGGGTATTGACCTCTCcttctaactctcagcaagaaagcaaatatttcccaaactgtcaaattattcattaaatgaaggTAGGTCTATTCAACTTCAACGATATACCTTCACTTATAAATCCTTGCACAGGTTGTTTCCAGTTTAGTTTAATAGTGCCAATTATGACGTCATCAGTACCACATTTTTTTCTACCATTTCTACCATCTGATTCCAGTGGACAATAGAAATGCAACACTATGACAATGGACTGattcctccttctttctctacttttctctttcttttttccacagaATGGCCTGTAGACCACGAGACGTTTTCTCTTTCAAAGACTCAGAACTTCCCTCCCACCTGCTCGCCCAGCTCAACATCCTCAGGCAGGAGCGCATCCTGACAGACGTCCTGCTCTGCACAGAGCACCAGGAGATCCCCTGCCACAGGAATGTCCTGGTGTCTAGCAGCCCGTACTTTCGCGCCATGTTCTGCAGCAACTTCCTGGAGAGCAGTCAGGCCCGTGTGAATCTGAAAGGAATCTCTTCAAACGTCCTCGCTGGCATCGTGGATTATGTCTACACAGGCTGTGTCACTATCACAATGGAGATTGTGCTCCCGCTCATGCAAGCGGCATCCATGCTTCACTATGGAGGTCTCTTTGAGACCTGCTCTCTGTTTCTACAGGATCAGTTGAGTCCAGAAAACTGTCTGAGCATGATCCGGCTTTCTGAGATCCTTCACTGTGAGAGTTTGAGGGAGAGAGCAAAGGAGATGGCTGTGAGGTGTTTCTCCGATGTAGCTGCGACAGAAGACTTCTGTGAGTTGTCTCTCCCTGAGCTCATGTGTTACCTAGAAGATGACCGACTTTGTGCTGAGGAGGAACAAGTGTTTGAGACCCTACTGGCATGGATCCACCATGACCCCTTTTCAAGACGTGGCGCGATACATGATCTCTTCAAGAAAGTCCGTCTTCGTTACATCCATCCAACTTACCTCTTCCAGTTCATTGCCAACGACCCCCTAGTGCAGTCCTCCACACTTTGCACCGAGATAATCGAGTCAGTGCGTCGCCTCATGCTTACAGTGAGCACTAAGTGTAGTCGTGAGCTCAAGCCACTTTGGACCACTCCACGCCGCtacacctgcagagaaacactggTGGTGGTTGGAGGACGCAAAAACAACGAA
Proteins encoded:
- the LOC108889725 gene encoding kelch-like protein 38 is translated as MACRPRDVFSFKDSELPSHLLAQLNILRQERILTDVLLCTEHQEIPCHRNVLVSSSPYFRAMFCSNFLESSQARVNLKGISSNVLAGIVDYVYTGCVTITMEIVLPLMQAASMLHYGGLFETCSLFLQDQLSPENCLSMIRLSEILHCESLRERAKEMAVRCFSDVAATEDFCELSLPELMCYLEDDRLCAEEEQVFETLLAWIHHDPFSRRGAIHDLFKKVRLRYIHPTYLFQFIANDPLVQSSTLCTEIIESVRRLMLTVSTKCSRELKPLWTTPRRYTCRETLVVVGGRKNNEQTSREALLYDERTHRWQWLAKLPLRLYKAAYVCIHSILYVLGGLSLCMTSGDSSVSATVYTLSLKTNQWRTAEPMLEPRYAHQSVSYLHFIFVLGGIGVDKRIAQSVERYNSMFNQWEAMAPMPTAVLHPAVAASDQRIYVFGGEDAMQNPVRLIQVYHISRNLWSRLETRTVKNVCAPAAVIEDKIYIVGGYTRRVIAYDTKANKFVKCENLKERRMHHSATVINNKLYVTGGRILNSHDVIEDSDCFECYDPKTDVWTSKGSLPYKLFDHGSLPLVCVSNRPNPP